GAACGTTATAATATGGAAACCTGtataaaacacataaacatttGCGCGGGTTGAAGCAACCGATAcgtaaataagaaaaaaatgggaaatagcaaaaaggaaaagcacaCAGACATACACAACATGGGAACCAAATTTTCTGCATAGTGGATAaagtttatatatatacacctTCGTCGGTGATGAATgaagcgtgtgtgcgtgtgtgtgttattaCATCCTTAGGAGCGGTCATATATAAGAATCAAATTCTTCGCTCTTAAGCAACGAAACTTTTTCGGAATGatggaacaaaacattaaGATTGAACAAGAGAATTTCAAAGAACTTTAAAAAACGAGataagaaatatattttaggGCTACTATTTGAATGTTTGATAGGTTCGATGAGGGTGGAAACAGCATCGATGTCCTTTTAAGCAGCGGTAACACTACTCACCAAATTCCCTTTTTCGAACTACGTTTTGGCACCCTTTGTGATATAATTGATAGTAGTGAAACACTCCCTATTGgaatgcgtgtgtttgttttttcgttcgattttcTCGACCGCTACGTGGAAGGATTCTGTTTCGCCGTAAAACCCGTAAATGTTAGTATCAAAACTaaccaaaccacacacaaacactgtaGCCGCTTTCCGGTGTCATATCTCTGTCCGAAATCGCCTTTTTGTCATCGATAAAACAATGTTAGTCGCCTTCGCTGTATTACCTCACCGTGTTTAGAAATGGCATATTGGTCGGATAGACAATACAACCGATATTCGCCGGTATTTTCAAACGACACATTTGATACGAAAactttgttgctttttcaCTCCAATTTTTGCATAACAAGGACTCAAATAGAAAAAGAGACAGACAAGCTAATCATTAACCAGATGGAAGAATATAAAGCAACGataatatataattatatgaATGAACCATAAAAATGTCCGTCCTCTATCgtacagtaaaacaaaaaggcacacaGCACACGCAAAACCGACCCACATCATTAAAGCGAACCTGCTGAAAGGAGAAGATAACAAAGAGTTAAATAGCTATTCCGGCATTTTTCGATACACAATAGCATTAAGCGGTAAGAAAACATATAAATGTGTCGTTGTTGCACCATTTTGTCGTCCGGCTCCATTGCGCTCTCATACACATGCCTCCCTTGTGTTGCTCTAGTAACTTATTAGATAGTTTAGTATTGTTTTTCACTCTTTGTGTACTCTTtgtgtacacacacactctctccaGTACAAAACTTGAGCATAGATTcgccccgtatgtgtgtggcGTATGACAGagcaaagagagagagagagagagagagagagagagagagagagagagagagagagagatattAATAGATTCCGTTCCGACGGTAATCGAAGCGTTCAATATCCTATTAGTTGTTAGCAtatcgataaagaagaaacaaaatatacaatacacacacaccaacaaccTAAACACGATTTCGAAACATATCCTCCAACAAACTGATTACTATTGTTAGCCTGCATTGTTagcaaatggaagcaaaaaagagaagaaaacccAATTCTAATGCCAAGCGATGTGTCCTTCTGTAGTTTGTCGACCGGGGGCCATCTCACGAAACGAGCTGAATCCctctatttttcattaaacgaTTTAACAAGTAAGATAAGAACAGCCTGCATATAAAcgtaaaatgggaaaacaggaaacaggtaagaacaaacaaaaacgaaaaaagataTTACAAATAGGGACAAGTAagcgaaaagagaaaagaaggggaaaagaaaagaaagaacctTCTTCTAAGGCGAGCTAGGGACGAACAAATGTAAACGATAGGACAGTGCAGTATCGTACAAGcgataacataacaaaacgatATACATTTTAAGACCGTTAGTGTGTAAGTTTTACTTTTACAAAATGATAtactatttaaatattaaaacgaTCAGTAATTCTGATGAGGGTAAAGCGTTAGCTGCTCAGAAGCAGCAGACAGGCGGACGGAAAGGTACAGATTCAGATGTGAAACCGTAAAGATATTGCGAACCATACTCAATGTTATATTGTCCGATTTATATGAGCAAAGCGTACGGGACGGGAGATAAATAGAGGacgaagataaaacaaaataagccCGGCGATCACACTTGCAGTATATGAATGTATATGAAATCCCAAATGCACCCCAAAACAGAGAAGCAGAGCGAGGAAGGCttacacacaacaaacccaCACAACTAGAGTAACAAAAACAGCATCGCCAGCCAGTAAGTGAACGTTTTAACATCCATAAACTATAGCTGTACATCAACCACACTAGTGAGCAACGTTACGTTGAGCAGGAGCAGAATAAATGGTGTTTAAAGGCAAGAATTAAGCAGCATACAGATACCAGATCCTATAGGCATATGTTACGAAATAAAActagacaaacaacaaatgtacCCCAAAAGTCCTGGTCCCAATAGAGAGACAAAATGCCCTTATAATTGTTGTCCGAGCACACCATATAAAGAGACAGAATTTAAGACAGTAGACAGTTGCAGAAggaaagttaaaacaaaaacagacagCAAAACGGGAGCAGTAaatgaacagcagcagcaacagcaagcaaacaacacacaaatccCATGAATGAGAAAATCTCGAAAATATACATATACGTATTTCTTTATtgttaatacaaaaaatacatccacggtgtatgtgtgtgtgttttcactTTGTTATCGATGTCCTATATCACAACAACCTTTCGGTGGCCACTGGTGTGCCCTTCGGCTTTCAAAACCAGTAAGTCAACTGCATAGCACCATCCTTCGTTTTCTGCGTGTCCATCGTGCTAGCCTGCCGTACGAGCCGCTTCATCGATTGTCGGCGTATCCGGGCCAGCTCGAGCGGTGTCCGTTCGGTGGAGCACGAACCCGACCCGGTAGCGAACGTACCGGCATTGATTGGGACAGCCGCATTCAGCTCGAGTGCCGCATCGGACGGATCGTGCGACAGGTTTTCGTACGAGCTTGTGGGGGACTTTTTGCTCGGAATGCACCGGAAACACTCGTCAAAGGTCCAGTCCTGCCCGAACAGTTCGCCTTCTTCGAGCGTCTGGGGAAGACGATGGTGTAGCGTTTCCGGTAACCGAAGCCCGGTGAATCCACCGAGTACGGAAACGCAACCCATTATGACGAGTGGTAGGCGAAGGTTTTCTTTGCCCttcgggagagagagagagagagagaaacattCGAACGTTAGTTATTGGACACAGTTCCGTTTGGAAGATCCTTCTTACCAAGTATGTAATGAATGGAATAACGATAAGACCGAGTCCACCGATGTAGCTGGATGTGCCAATGCCAACACCACGAACCTGCGTCGGATAGAGCTCCCCAGCGAATGGATAAATAATCAGGAACGAGGCCGATATCATCGACTTGGACAGCAGGTACAGTACGAGTGTTTCCGTAACCGCATCCTCCGATAGGACGACAGTTACAATACAGCTTATACCGCTGCAATTGATAATTGCTATTGTTACTACATTTATTGTtagcatacattcaggcgccTCATTAAGTCTCCAatgcgcctaaaagtatgctaTACGGagccattttcttcattttaccacaaattattgaagaaatcgatccatattgcatactttcagtcCCAATAAGCCGCCTTATCTTTCTTCCTACCTCAGTATCATCAGTAAACACATTGGCCACCGACGTCCCCATCGGTCCATGATAATCCAACAAATAATGTAGCTCGGAATCTCGACGAGCGAGGACAGAAAGAAGCTAAGGTACTGATTCTCCCCCAACGATGGTCCATAGTAGCTCAGTCCCAGATAGACCGTCTCGTTGGCAAACCAGTTCAACGTGATCAGTATCGTCTTCAGTCTCATGTTGGGCGTTTTGCACAAATCGAACGCACCGATCGTCTGTTCCGTGCGCTTCGTCGTACGGCTCTTCTCCGCCTGGACGCGCTGCTGCAGCCGCTTTCGAAAACTGTCCGGCAGTTGCTTGCCATTAACGTTGGCCATCTTCTCCAGTATTAACAGCGCTTGCTCAAGCTTACCCTTCATCAGTAACCAACGGGGAGATTCGGGCATTACGAGCAGATAGAGAAAGTAGAACAGAAACGGTACGGAAGTGTAAAGTGTCAGCTGTACCCAGTCCCGTATCAGATAGGTAACACCGGCCAGCATCATGATGCCGAACGTGTAGAACGTACAGGTCATTACGGTGACGAAGGACCGATAGTTTGGGCCGACCAGTTCAAGCGCAATAATGAATGGGATTTGGTAGACGGCCGGTATGGTAAGGCCGACGATGACGCGGCTGAAAGCCCACATCCAGAAGCTGGTACTGGCGGCGGTGATGAAGCTACCGAtgagcagtgttgccagacaGGAGAAGTACGATATCCGCCGGCCTAGACGGTCGTTTAGCAGACCGAACAGATACACACCAACGGGACCACCGGTGTTGAGCGCTACTAGCCCTAGTGTAGGATAGATGTCGTAATCGCACACCAGATTGAACTGTTACGAAAGGTTATACATAAAAGAAATAGAGAGAGCATTGGAGATGGTATAGAAGTCTTTTCAGCTTACTTTAAGGGAATCACACATTACGAACTCCGATTAAACACCTTTATTTGCATGAGCTGCAAGGCAAATATTGCTAACAAAATCTCGTCTCTCTGTTGGGGGTTTCCCCTTCCAATAATACTCACATCGATCACTATAGATGACTGTACAACGGTGGTGTTATACTCCCATCCATCCAGACACGGTTCCGTTGGCCATGAGCTGTTCGGTGCCAGCGGCCCTTCTAGATCGTCACTGTAGTTCAGTATCTCTTTCCAATCCACTGCGTAGCGGGAACATTTGCTGTAACTTTCCACCCCGTCAAGCTACGGAGACGAGAACAAGCGATTATCGAACACCGTTGGGTATGATCGGGCATCGAGAGGTTCTTACCTCCACCATCGGTATGGAGTACATTTTGCGTTCCTCGGCGGTGAAGTTTTCGAGTTCTGGTACCCGACACCAGTACTCCTCCGGTACGTCCGTCATAAATAGTTGATTAAATGCACAGAACCCACACGGTATGCAGGCGGGAAGACATATCAACCATAGCAATAGCTTCTGATAACGACCAAACTCTCCTATCACGGGGAGCAGTTCATCCAAATCGAAAGGTTCCTGTGGATAACAAGAGAGTAAGAAAAGCAATCCTTTATCCCATCGTCCCACATGAAAGGCGATCGCAACGATGTTCACAATACCCCAAACCCGTAATAGAGCCACATTATAAAAGTATTAGAGGGGgtagaacgaaaaaaacacggaaaaagACCCAGAACTCGCGACAACTCCACCAGTTCCATTGCCCCTAAAGTGTCGCCAAACTACTCGAGCGTGAATGTTTGTAATTGACTCTGGTAAACGGATTAGTCGCCATTTGTACTGCCACCTCTTTTAGTATGGTGACCGCCACTCTGGCTCTATGCTCGGATGGCctcttgtttatttattgcataATCTTGACGGTGACAGTAATAGTTACTGTAGCGTGCATTTTGTACACACTCTATTACGTCGCCCGACGGACGGTATCCACGCAAAACGGGGAAGGTTTATCCTCGCTTAAGCTGATGTGCTTCCGGGATAAACCCAACCCAGGGCTCTGAGGACTTTTGGAGGACTGGAAAAAGATGGCGTTTGCACGTGTTTAAAGAACTAGTGCTCCGGGTTTGTTATATTGGATTTGCGTACATTGCATCAGTTGTATTTTGATGACCTATATTTCTGGACTCTCTGGAAGGATTAATAGTCATGAGGGGATTTTATGAGGATCAAGTAATACTTgtgtttaaatatgtttaaactGTATAAATTattcgttttaaaaattttacaacaattattttaaacaggATCTGGACCCGGAACTGGTGCGTTTTAGACAAGAATCGATTTAAGATCTTTAATGTCAGGACTTTGATGATCTTTGAAGAATCATCAAGACACTTGGTTAAATCTTTGCTCCACTTAGAGTTAGTCCTATCAAAATATGCGCTTCTGACTGAGTTCCTCATCCATTACTTCCCAGCCTTGAAATACCTCGATGTCTGGCATCTCCGAACCTGCAGTATCTCCCAAAGTTGACTTCCTTACAACATTATTCAATTAGCATGCATCGCATGCATCTCTCTCAACCGTATGCGGTCTTTCCTTTCCGAGACTGCTGACGTGCTGCCTGAGATgcagtgcgtgtgtgcataAATGGACGGCAACGCAACGGAAAAGCgtgcaaataaaatcatttaccaTAAATGCCAATTCGCTGCTTCTGCTCGCGTGAGCAAAGTAAAGGAAGGCGCGCTAAAGATCAAACGCAACTGGTTCGCCTTAATGGGGAGTCCGTGTTGCAATTGGTTCCGTCAAGCCCGTTTTATTCGCTTCACTGATTAATCGCAAAATAATACCCTCCTGGACATACTATTTCGAGTGCATCACAAATTACTTTTTAAGtagattggaaattttcttATCTAGACACGACAGCTCACTCACCTCGGACATCATCTTCTCACTCTCCAGGATCTCCCCCTCATCCAaattttcctcctcctcctccttcaTCTCCTTCGGTGGTTCTAAGGACGGCTTTGCCGAACTGCTGCTCCGTTTGCCGTTCATAACTTCCGTGTTTCTGCTTCCGGTGTAGCACAAAAACCCGTTGTGCTCACTAATACTGCCGCACCACGTTGCCTTCCCCCTGTTGGTTGGCGCGGTTCACTGCGGTACGCGTTGCAAGCTTCTTCGCCTTAACGACGGCCTCCGTTGATGTGCTCCGGTTAGAGTTTCAGGAACACTTCACGCAAAGCACTTCTTCCACCGTAGCCTACTGCTCTCACACGCTGGTGGGGTTCTTTTGCGCACGGTGATTATTTAATTAGTGCACCAACATGGTTTGTGCTATGTTTCGTGACACAAGAACGGCTCTCACTCTCTTCGGCGCAACTAAAAGAACGTTAACGTATCCGCATCGAACTCACCACACTGAATGGGGTGGTGTGAGCTTGAATTCGCGAATCACTGGACACTTTTAGAACCTGTTGTCTACCATGGCACGTGCTCACTGTTGCATCTAACCGCATCACATCAGGTACGCAAAAATCCCCCTACTTCTTGATGCGTATGCGCGTTCTGCGAACTTTCCCATCCGACCGTTTGGACGAGCAAACGCCAACCTCAATCGAAACCACCTTGGGACTTTTCTCAACCTATCTGATCCAGCTGGATCGGATAAGTGTACACGCGCTGTGGATGTATCCACATTCTATACGAAACACAGAGGACGCTTATTGAGGTCATTCAGTTGATGCAGGACTGGTTGATGTTGAATATCTTCCATGGAACGGACATTCACTTACACGGACATTCGATTTATTTAACACAAAGTTTTTCTCCTTTGCACAACATTCCCAACTGCACACTCTTCAGATACAGCGCGAATTTTGCACACTACCAGAATCGATTGGCCAGCATTGTGTTTTCGCTTGCCTGCCGTGTGCACGGCCACGTCCTCACAACTGAGCAAAATCCATAGGCAAACGCACCACCCCGTGTACGGTTGGCGGCACCGTGCAGCAGTTGCAACGACTGCTTCCGACTTAGCATTCGCGACTGCCGTTGCGGTGTACTCGGCACTTCGGTTCGATCGGTATCACCTACAGACAGGGCAGCTTCGGGGACGCGCGCGTAATCGGAAACTCGACGCTCAAATCCAATTATAACAATCATAACACGGGTTTATAAAACCAAACCGAGGCACGGCCGTGCACACGGAACGAGTCCAGCCCAATGTGGTCCCACAGTTTCTACGGTCGCCGAGAACGAACACACACCCGAACGTACGATCCGTTGCGCACCACTGGTGAGCTCGCTGGGGCCTTAACGACTGAGCGATGCTAGCCCGGCTGGCCCAACCAACCGGATGGAGGCTTTCGGCGACCTGCGAACCCCCTTCACCGGACTCGCGTAGTGTAGTCCAGTCAAGGGTATGTGAGCAACGGTGCGGTTTGTGCAATCGATACGCGGCAAACCTACGGGAAGCTGTGTTGTTTGCGCGGGAAAACCGCACAGCGCTTGCGTGTCCAACCGATTCCGAACCCCTTCGCCCAAGACACGTGGGgcacgaaacacacacacacacacaccgtcggAGTGCATTGAGTTGGAGACGACGTCGACGACGGCGTTGAAGGTGTTTGCGCAGTTAATCATCATCGCATCAGAATTGAATAATTTGCcacattcaaaacaatttgATACCGGTCGTAAATCATTCCACACGAGAATAGGTATGGGGGCTATGGTAATCTCGGTGGTGATATGAGGCTTGATCTTCAAAGCCTTGCCTGTAGGTCGATACGGGTGCCATTATGCTGATGGTTAAGCTATCTCTCAAGGCACGCGATATCAGCTCTTATCTGGTGCGGTGAATCTTACCGGCCATCGGGCCTGATTCATTCATACGTGCATACCCTCCATTGATCTGTCAAGAATGCACGAAATGCAGCATCCACGGGTTGCGGAGTAGTTGGCGAATTCCATGAATGACCGATAGACCATTGGCACGTAATGGGAAATTTATTCCGCCCTTTCCTTCGCGCACACACGCTAGCTCGCTCGCGTGTGCGTAACCCTTGAGGTAACAGATGGTCCTACAAATAGGGGTCTTTATAATTGTAATTGGTACTGTAGTAACGGGTCGATCTTAAACGGTGGACAAGATCGCAAACATTCATCACCAGCTTAATGTTATGTAATTATAACAAGCCGGAACCATTCAATGGAATTTACAGTCAATCACCGTGTCACTGTTGATTAGATGTACTCTTTACGGATGGAAGCGAACGTTTCTTGTTGATGGAAACTCTCACCAAGGCATCATGTAGAATTTTCTTCTTGGCCTGCACACAAGTTGAGAACGTCCTGCTGACATGACCTGATACTCAAGACAATTCTTCAAGAACTGACGCCGAGTGACGATTTAATTCTTCGAAGACTTTCCTTCAACATACCCAGGTTAAAGATCCGACGAAGTATGTGTTGCGGGGAGCAAATCCATAGTAGGGAATTTGGAACAGAATCTTATAGGCAATATTTAGGACTGTGATGACTGGGAAGTTTAATCTCTCTAAGTTGTTTTTACATTAAATGCAAACCTTCCACTCCTGATGTTCCTACTTGATCCGAATACAATATCAAATAGCATTGAACATTATTTCTCATGCCTAAAACAGTTCTAGGGGAAAAACATAATGCAACTACAATCATaaatagaaatttatttttttacttagtGAGAGAAAATACACGGATCCGCTACTAGTGCCAATGCTTAACACGCAGGCATATGCCTCAGGAACTGTCCGTCGGTGGTCGGTTGCGCGAATCGGTTTCTTATCAAGTACGTTGCTAATACTTCAGCCACCTCGTGCGGTCGATCTTCGTGCACGGCGTGACCACAGCGGGCGAGAACTTGCAGCTGAAACTTACCCTGCATCTGTCCGACGGTGAGCGCTCGATCAAGATTGTCAATGCCCGCCAGTAGCAGCAGCTTGGGCACATGAATGTCTAGGAACTTTTGACTCAGGCCCGAGAACCATCCTTCCCAGTATTTTTCCGACTTTGATAGATCTATGCGCCAGGCGTATTTTCGCAGATTCATTGACGTGCCGGATGGTGTTGCCGGTGGAGTGATGGCAGGATCATTTCCGGAGGCGCTCGAATTATCGCCACTTTCTGCATCTTCCGATATCGTCATTGGATGTTTAAACTCAAGCTTTTCCTCGGCGGAAGCATCTGCTTTGAGCGGTAATTCGTTCGTTGCcagctgttttgtttcgatgcTGCAGAACAAAAGGCCCATAAGTCATCTATTGTGATCGCATACGATGGATATATGTTTGCACGAGACTTACTTAATTATTTGCCCAGGCATTGAAACACGGGCCGATTCCACGTTCCGTACCTGTCCGCTTCGAACACACCACTCGATCGCGTGCTGAATGCTTTTGAACGTGGTGGGACGCGATCGGAGAAAGCTCTGCATACTTGCCAGCGCTTCCAATGCAGTACCTTCGACGACATCGATCACAACCACACCGATAAGAGAGGGAAGCACAAACATGTTGGCTGCATGTACACATATTGCACCACCCATCGAGTGTCCCATTAGTATGATTGGCGGGGCGGACTCTCCGTACATCACTTGCATCACGTCCCCAACATCTCTGCGTGTGGTGTAATCAATGGGAAAGATAGGAAACATGATTCTTCAGTATCGCTTAtctgtgaaacaaaaaatgcaacagtGGGGCAATTGTGTCATACGTGGCCAATCGTTCTGCTGATAGGTCATCTTCTTCTTCCGTGTACGTATCACCATGTCCCCGGATGTCGAAAGCCAAACACTGGCAGTGAATCAGCTTGGTAACTTCGCTCTACAAAcgaaaaagcaacgaaacacTCCTTAATTAaagcttacaaaaaaaaacataaacactaTACTTACACTGAAATGTGCCCAGGACAGTGCGGAAAATCCCCCACCATgaagcaacaccagcaacggTGCACCCGGTTCGGTTGGAGCGGACAAATAAACTCTGAATTTACCTTGCTTCGTTTCTACGTCCTTCTTTTCTGCGAAGAATTCATCCCACATTAATGGATTGTAATCCGTCTGTCGCCGAAAGCCGCGATCACTGAAAacggagcaaaacaaacaaaaaggattCAGAAATTGGCACGCAACAGGGTCATCGGACGAAACGGAATTGGGGTCGTGAAAATTTAATGCCGTAAGATGCGTGCGTTAGAAACGGACCAAACGGAGCTTACCTCGGTTTGGGAAACCGTGGATTGGGACACATCGGTGGTAGTCTGGATTTCATGATAACACGCTGCAGACTGGACATAAGATGACCGGGATACCGGGAGCAGTTTGTAAACACTTTACACTTTTATGGGCaacacaattttccaacatcGACCGCTACTGCGACAGGTacaaaaaatcgaacaaaaacacaactgaCAGCAGCGATGCTTGTGCGTGAAATCGACTCGTTCTACTTGCTCCCGTCTGTCAGCCAACCGTCagtgaatgtaaacaaatgtggtcaaaacaatcaaaacgtTGCCGGTTCTACTCTCTCGTCGCTATGCAAATTTATTAGGAAAAATGGTGTTTAtccaaaattatttgttaaaatctGTTACAAAGGTAGTGTAAAACATCACATTTGATATGATATATCACTTTAACTTTCCAACTACTTCCTATTTTAGCCAATTCGTAATTATCTCCGGAGTCGATTTTTGGACACATTGCGCCTAACTACAAAAGGTGGCCACGGTGGTAATGGTCTGCCCAAGTACGGCGGTGTCGGTGGGCAGGGCGGTGCAGTATATTTTGtggcaaaggaaggaaaatcgtTACGTGACGTCGTAACGAAGCATCCGAACAAACGTGTCGTCGCAGGAAATGGAGAGGAAAGTTCCAAGGCTAGAATTCTCGGTCGTAGAGGAATGGACCAAAAGGTGGAAGTGCCTGTGGGTATTCGTGTTTTAGACCAAGAGACAGGCATTATTTCAGAGTTGGATGAGGAAGGAAAATCTTATCTGGCTGCCGGTGGCGGTAGTGGTGGTTGTTCGGGAAATTCGTTCCTCGGCAAACCCGGTCAACTTCGTACCGTAACACTAGACCTAAAGCTTATTGCGGACgttgggttggttggttttcccAATGCGGGCAAAAGCACGCTCGTGAAAGCAATCTCTAATGCTTCGCCAAAAATTGCATCCTATCCATGTGAGTCCATCCTGTTGGCGGAATGTGATGCAAATTTCTTACGAAGACGTTTCTTATTTATTCTAGTCACTACAATTCGACCCCAAATTGCAACGATAGAGTACGAGGACTATCGGCAAATAACGATAGCCGATCTGCCCGGGCTGATTGAGGGAGCGCATGCGAACTTTGGCATGGGTCACAAGTTCCTGAAGCACGTCGAACGCACCCGACTATTGTTGATCATCGTGGACGTGTTTGGGTTTCAGCTAAGTCAACAGCACCGCAAACGCAACTGTCTCGAGACGGTGTACGCGCTAAATAAAGAGCTGGAACTATACGACAAATCGTTGCTCGATAAACCCTGCGCTCTGATCATCAACAAAATGGACAAGGAAGGAGCAGTGGATGAGATATGTAAATACGAACAGTACTTCCATTCGCTAGAGGGTAAGCATCGTATCTCGGTGTTCAATATTCAAAtcaatataataaattatttctcttttcttttctttta
This Anopheles marshallii chromosome 3, idAnoMarsDA_429_01, whole genome shotgun sequence DNA region includes the following protein-coding sequences:
- the LOC128710913 gene encoding carcinine transporter, with the protein product MNGKRSSSSAKPSLEPPKEMKEEEEENLDEGEILESEKMMSEEPFDLDELLPVIGEFGRYQKLLLWLICLPACIPCGFCAFNQLFMTDVPEEYWCRVPELENFTAEERKMYSIPMVELDGVESYSKCSRYAVDWKEILNYSDDLEGPLAPNSSWPTEPCLDGWEYNTTVVQSSIVIDFNLVCDYDIYPTLGLVALNTGGPVGVYLFGLLNDRLGRRISYFSCLATLLIGSFITAASTSFWMWAFSRVIVGLTIPAVYQIPFIIALELVGPNYRSFVTVMTCTFYTFGIMMLAGVTYLIRDWVQLTLYTSVPFLFYFLYLLVMPESPRWLLMKGKLEQALLILEKMANVNGKQLPDSFRKRLQQRVQAEKSRTTKRTEQTIGAFDLCKTPNMRLKTILITLNWFANETVYLGLSYYGPSLGENQYLSFFLSSLVEIPSYIICWIIMDRWGRRWPMCLLMILSGISCIVTVVLSEDAVTETLVLYLLSKSMISASFLIIYPFAGELYPTQVRGVGIGTSSYIGGLGLIVIPFITYLGKENLRLPLVIMGCVSVLGGFTGLRLPETLHHRLPQTLEEGELFGQDWTFDECFRCIPSKKSPTSSYENLSHDPSDAALELNAAVPINAGTFATGSGSCSTERTPLELARIRRQSMKRLVRQASTMDTQKTKDGAMQLTYWF
- the LOC128711954 gene encoding protein phosphatase methylesterase 1, whose translation is MSSLQRVIMKSRLPPMCPNPRFPKPSDRGFRRQTDYNPLMWDEFFAEKKDVETKQGKFRVYLSAPTEPGAPLLVLLHGGGFSALSWAHFSSEVTKLIHCQCLAFDIRGHGDTYTEEEDDLSAERLATDVGDVMQVMYGESAPPIILMGHSMGGAICVHAANMFVLPSLIGVVVIDVVEGTALEALASMQSFLRSRPTTFKSIQHAIEWCVRSGQVRNVESARVSMPGQIINIETKQLATNELPLKADASAEEKLEFKHPMTISEDAESGDNSSASGNDPAITPPATPSGTSMNLRKYAWRIDLSKSEKYWEGWFSGLSQKFLDIHVPKLLLLAGIDNLDRALTVGQMQGKFQLQVLARCGHAVHEDRPHEVAEVLATYLIRNRFAQPTTDGQFLRHMPAC
- the LOC128715658 gene encoding GTP-binding protein 10 homolog — protein: MVFIQNYLLKSVTKPIRNYLRSRFLDTLRLTTKGGHGGNGLPKYGGVGGQGGAVYFVAKEGKSLRDVVTKHPNKRVVAGNGEESSKARILGRRGMDQKVEVPVGIRVLDQETGIISELDEEGKSYLAAGGGSGGCSGNSFLGKPGQLRTVTLDLKLIADVGLVGFPNAGKSTLVKAISNASPKIASYPFTTIRPQIATIEYEDYRQITIADLPGLIEGAHANFGMGHKFLKHVERTRLLLIIVDVFGFQLSQQHRKRNCLETVYALNKELELYDKSLLDKPCALIINKMDKEGAVDEICKYEQYFHSLEDGLKLCPEELIPNKLLSLDAVIPISAKSMKEIEKVKQEVRTILDLKAEEAVQQEESVDRNDQLQLKLNERGPKVV